aaaaataagggttattcgcatacacgtccctgcaaacatagtgaattgcagaaatatccctgcaaaacggaaatttcataagttgtccctacaaaagtcctaagttatgcagatatgtccctctggttgaAATCTGTTAagaaactgttaattttttaacagttttcttgtgaaatgacttttttaccctcacaaatatatccctccaaatctctttcccttccctttctctccctctttgggCCACCGGagtggacggcggcggcggcggcgtggggttgggttcgccggcgacgaagaagaggaaagagaaagaaggagaggaagaaggagaggaagagggagaagaagagggaagaggaagcgGGAGAGGGAAAGGGTTTGCTTTCACCCCACATCTTCTctctcgccggcgacgaagaaaagggaagaggaagaaggagaggaagaaggaggaagaggaagaagggggaagaggaagagggagaggaagaggaagagggagagggccgccgccgatgccgccgtcgccgtcaaCGCCACCGCCGGCGAGGAAGAAGATagaaggggaagaggaggaagaggaagaagggtaaaaccGTCAATTTacgttattaattaaccatggttaagtttttaactatggttaacgaaatttttttaacagaccttaacggtagggacatatctgcataacttaagacttttgcagggacaacttatggaatttccgttttgcagggatatttctgcaattcactatgtttgcagggacgtgtatgcaaataacccaaaaAACAAAGTTTCTGAAGGGCGTACATAGAAGCACACATATGTAAACATCTCTTGAATAAACCACAGACTAACAAATGGATATGTAAACCTACAACCAAGAAAACCCGAATATGTTTAATGAGATAATCTGATCATAAAATAGGATGGATatgatattttaagttttctccAACTATCTGACATTCGCTGTTATTCTAATGTATACTTTCTGATAACAAGCACCGATATATATTAAGTCATCTCATATTTTAAGAATCCAAACCGTTTTAAAGATAGGTCGAACTTGTCAAGATCTGTTCTCTATCAATTCGGCAATTAAGAGTTCGCCTTTAAGCTTAAACCATAATGATcgcaaaaaatttcaaaaaacacAGAAAAATGGTAGAATGTATGAAAGACGATAACATAAACTACTACCATCTTTTTAATTAGTATCACTGTAACATAAGCCAGCATGAAATAACAGATTTTCTTTCCTTCACTGCTAGATTTGtgattttacaaaattttgtgATTGAGAAATGAAAGCAACTAGAATTCAGACTTACAACAGATGGCTGATTTCCTGATTCGTCCCTCGAAGTTAAGTTAGCATTCCAAGCACCCAGCTTCTCAATGAGAGTAGAAAAGTTCTTCTCAGGTACAAAAAGCCGCAATCTCATTGGCGACCGCTTTATAGGAAAGTGCTTTTGAAGCTCACGAATAACTTCTAATGCCTGCAAAGACCAAAAAGTAAAAGTTGCTTAAAAGGAAAAATGCGTAGCTCTTTCTGCAGTGAAAAGACCTCATTTCTAATTTCCTTAAGACGATACCTCATATGGAATTCCTATTTCACCTCCACTAGTATAAAGAATTAATGGCCTGCTGGCCCTTAAAACTTCCACTGCAAAATCTAGCTAGGAGATCTCCACCAAACAAAAATATTCAACAAAGGAATGGGCTTTTATGCAATGTTCAGAGCGACTTACTTAAGAAAACTGTTTTATGCTACTATATCTCCTAAGAATTGCCAGCAATAAATTACTGTATAAGATTCTAACAATCATCTAAGAAAGGAAAAACATCTGTATGAATACATAGAGCATCCATTACCATGACACGTTATGCACAAGCATAAAATTAACTCACAGGACAATTTGGCAAGCATTGATTAGCAAGTATTCACATTGCTTTGCAAGGACAAAAAAGAACTAGAATTAAAGTAAAGAGAGTCAGTTTTCCATCCGGAACATTGAATTTACAGATCATCAAAAAGATAGTTCTACAGTTTCCAACTGTTTATGACAGGCAAAATACCTGTTTCTTTGAGCTGGTATTAGGATCAACCGCGAAATGTATTTCATGCATAAGACGCTCAATCATACTGATTGTGTAAGGGCGTTGAGTTTCCGGATTAATAGTCTTTTGCATCACAATAGTTGCAATATCCCGGAATTGACTAGACAACTGGGACTCTCTTTCCTTTCCAGCAACTTGAAGCTCTCCTTTCTCCAAAATCTGGTACAACTTCAATCAGCTTAGCAACCTactaaaaatccatcaaaaaatgTCCTCCTCCCCCCATTTATCTAGTTAATGAGTAAATATagtaaagcaaaagaaaaggatgattAGCAACTGACTAAGCAGATAATTAATTCTAGTTTTACTGTTTAAAATGCTTCATGATTTACCAAAAGTCCTCTATTTCCTacactttttatattatacaaaGCCCTATACTGCATACATCATTCCATGCATTTCCAATACAGGGAAGCGAACCAACAAAAGTGCCTTGATTCTGCATCTAAACAAAGATTTATACCTTCCATTCAAACAGTTTGATAACAGAAATATCAGCTGTATGTACTCAAGTATATGTTAGCATGAAGTACCTATAAAACATATCTACAAGTTAACTATTAACTAATGTACCATTACAGGACAGTAACGGCATCTCTCCTGCTATTAATTAATTCAGAGCATAAGATGTAACTTTACAATTGCAGTTAATCAATAGCATCATATGCAAATATACACTAGTAGTTTTTTTCAgataattttgaaagaaaattcaGCACTAAAATAACTACAGCAAACAGCTTTGACAAATGTAATACTTATGATAGTACACAAATGCCAACAGGAGAAATACGAGTACTTGCATGGAAACACACACCGGTAATCCGGTATAATATCTTgttttaaaaatcaaacaagcttacctctaagcatATTTCTCTTTGGTCATCAGTACCAAAAGCTGCAATCAAATCCTTTGATTTTGCAAGAATTCCTTTGGAAACATTTGAATAAACTGTATGCGATTGCAACACTTCATCCAAATCCTTCTCCCTTCATTATAGGACAAGAATAGCAAGATGTGTCAGAGATTCTAAATCCAGAGAAAGAAGCACAAAAACTTTATATCTATAATGAACCTATTTCACAAAATGCCAAGAGAGATAGGAGAGATAAAATTGCCCTTTTGATGGTGATACTATATAGCATTAACTGAATTAGAGATTTTGATATGACTTGTAAAAAGAAGCAGAAGAGCTACGACCAGAAATATCAAATATTGCCTTTGACCAGAGGCGTATCTGAGGCTAAATTCATCACAGAATTTAAAAGACCAAAGTAAATTGCACTTAAACAACAAAACTGGTGAATAACTCATCTCTTTCATTGAAAGATCCTCATCTAAGACTTTGCATTGCTAacattaatatattttcaagGCATCAACTTGTTCTCCAGGTGCAAGGAgaattcacacacacacacacacacacacacacaaaaaggcagagaaaaatctgaaatctaaaaaaaaaaaaaaccacaagtAACAGCCTTATATGATGTAACTCATAACGTTCATGAAATGACCCAACAAAACTACTACCTGCAGAaatgggaaaaagaaaaaaaaaaaaccaccagaTTGAGAGCAAGCATCAGGACATCATCTAACTGTTAGAACAAAAAGACATTATCTATGGAAGCAACTTATTCATTAAAGCAAACAGAGTCGTAACAGGTGATTGAAGGTGTAGGCGGTCACTAAGACCatcaagctccaaaactagTAATTATTAAATCAGTTATCTTAGGCACCTAGGAAACctgttttgaaataaatttccaGAGAAATCTCTCCTTCAAGTAGAAAAGAACCCAACAacccggaaaaaaaaaaaaatcaactaatgGTCTTCAATTCAAACTCCGAGGTGAATAGATAAACAAAGTCCTTCCTCAATTAATATGTGCCAACTTCCAGCTCAGTTACAATTAAAATCACTTAAATCAAATGCCTCCGAGAAGACTCTTTTCAAgtagaggtaaaaaaaaaaaacacaaaagaaGGCAAATGACACTATTGGTCATGAAACTAATCACAGAATTATACCATCAGCCACGAAACTTATTGTTAAGCTTCATCTACGCTACGAGACTACAATTTTGTAGTAGTTGTGAATCTAAACTTTACTTTTCGTCTAAAATGAGTTAATTTGACAAGTTTTTGTTAGGATTCCTAAGGGAAGATACAGAAACTAATTTAGTTGCCATATCATCTACTAGAGATGACATGATGATAAAAATAACACTAATATCATCTCCTGAAGATGACACAGCCCAATCGGCTACCACATCATCGATCATTACGCGATTAAAACGAATTCAAGCTCAGTTATTTAAATGAAACTTTGGGAACTCAAAAGAAGGATTATGGTCCGAGGCAACCAAACGAACATAATCTTTCCCCATGAAAAAAGGGGGCCTAAGTTTCCATCGGAAACCCTAGACCTTACTAgtcataaaaaaattacaacttaatagtgaaaaaaatgtCAGCTTTCCGATCCAATTCCGATAACCGAGCACAGAACAatcgaaaccctaacccaaatGGTTCGGAGGAAAAGCAGAGGGAGATCATAggagggattagggttttggagacGTTACACGCGGGAGCGCCATGATAGGACCTTGTTCTTGTAGCAGGCGATCTCGAAGCGGATCCCGTGCTTCTTCAGCCGCACGATCGCCACGTTCGTCAAACGCTTCTGCCCTATCGGCTGCACCAGCGTCTTCGACATCTCCCTCctccacccctctctctctcNTCTCTCCCCCCaacctcccctctctctctctctctctctctttctctctctcgaacTCTCCTCAGGAGGGAGGAGAAAGGGAATGATTATTTGTGTAaattttttagggtaaacttcaaataccgcaTACGTGGTTTTGcacttctcactttagtaccacgTAGTTTAAAAATACATCAAATTAGTATcccgtgatttcatttttatctttttgtcagtttttttgttaatattttattaaattatatacaaaaaaacttcagatacccacctaagtttatcgaatattcactttaatatcctttaGTGTtcactttgttactgatttaacgaaaaaaattagtaaaatcgataataaaaagataaaaaaaaaccacggaatactaaattgatacactttaaatcacagagtactaaagtgagaaagtgtgaaccacatgaatggtatttgaagttttttctttaattaactAGTATAGGACCTACGCATCGCGGTGCCTAGATAAAATTTTAGCTAGTCAAGACATAGAGTTATTAAAAACTATTCAAATAATTTCTTGTgccatcaaaattttatttttgatttatattttagagtAAATTTATGATGCAATGAACGcattcaaaatattaatagttatgTGGCAATGGCAATCTCCATTGGTTAATGGGTAACCTGCTATTTCTAAAAGAACAGAGAATTATTTGCTTGCTTTTAATACAcactaatttttcatatatggtacataatattatatagttaaTAAAGTACTTGGGgactaatattataaaataaaatatgagatattaaaaaataggaaaaacttcaaatacctcc
This DNA window, taken from Ananas comosus cultivar F153 linkage group 5, ASM154086v1, whole genome shotgun sequence, encodes the following:
- the LOC109710541 gene encoding ribosome maturation protein SBDS encodes the protein MSKTLVQPIGQKRLTNVAIVRLKKHGIRFEIACYKNKVLSWRSRVEKDLDEVLQSHTVYSNVSKGILAKSKDLIAAFGTDDQREICLEILEKGELQVAGKERESQLSSQFRDIATIVMQKTINPETQRPYTISMIERLMHEIHFAVDPNTSSKKQALEVIRELQKHFPIKRSPMRLRLFVPEKNFSTLIEKLGAWNANLTSRDESGNQPSVVCELEPSLFRDCDALLRSLQGRVEILAVSVHMDEDANVDHFDEAEDLPLKSTEESDPIIRLGERMQNQSISSEGNSSSVGQEVKQNRCNTCDAVVGDANQYREHFKSEWHKHNLKRKTRQLPPLPQEECLMDTEVGDMKADLKEYSF